The Mycolicibacterium parafortuitum nucleotide sequence AACCGTCCGCGACACCGCCGGCATGCTCGACGTGATCAGCGGCGGAGAACCGTATGGCCCGTTCACCCCGGCGCTGCCCGAGATGCCGTTCGCGGCGAGCGTCGCGACCGCCCCCCGCACGCTGCGCATCGGCGTGCGGGTGCCCTCGGCGATCACCCCGCAGCCGCATCGTGAGGCGTACGCCGCGGTCGAGGCGACCACCCGTCTGCTGACCGACCTGGGACACGAGGTCGTCGAACTGTCCGAAGCCCCGTACGACGACGCCGCGCTGGCCCGCGATTTCCTGCTGACCTGGTTCGTGACGCTGGCCTGGGAGGTCGCCGAGGCCAAGCGGCTCACCGGGGCCGGTGACGAGATGTTCGAGCGGGACACACTGATCATGGCCGCGCTGGGCCGGGCCACCAGCAGCGTCGACTACCTCGACGCGGTGGCGCGCCGCCACGACCACACCCGCAGGCTCACCACGTTCTTCGAGTCGCACGACCTGCTGCTGACCCCGACGCTGGCGACACCGCCACCGAAGATCGGCGAGTTCGATCTGCCCGTCGCACTGCAGCGCGCGGCCGACGTGCTGCTCAAGACGCGCACGGCCGCGCTGCTGCGGTTCACCAAGATCGTCGACGACATGGTGGACGAGAACCTCGGCTGGGTGCCCTACACCCAACTGGCGAACATCACCGGGCGCCCGGCGATCTCGCTGCCGCTGCACTGGACGGCCGACGGGGTGCCGTTGGGGGTGCAGTTCGTCGCGCCGCTGGCCGGCGAGACGCTGCTGCTGCAGCTCGGCGCACAATTGGAGCAGGCGGCGCCATGGGCGCACCGCACGCCGCAGGTGTGAGACAGGAGCACGGCATGAAGTTCGGGATCTCCACGTTCGTCAACGAAGACACCATCGACCCGGTGTCGCTGGCGCGTGCGATCGAGGAGCGCGGCTTCACGGCGCTGGCCGTCGCCGAGCACACGCACATCCCGGCCAGCCGGGAGTCGCCGTATCCGCTCGGCGGCGAGCTGCCGAAGATCTACTACCGGACCCTGGACCCGTTCGTGACGCTGGCCGCCGCGGCGGCGGTCACGTCGACGATCGAACTGATCACCGGTATCGCGCTGCTGATCCAGCGGGACCCGATCGTCACCGCCAAGGAAGCCGCCAGCATCGACGTGATCTCCGGCGGCCGTTTCACCTTCGGCGTCGGCGCCGGCTGGAACATCGAGGAACTCCGCCAGCACGGCACCGATCCGAAGACGCGCGGTGCACTGCTGGACGAGCGCATCGAGGCGATCAAGGCGTTGTGGACCGAGGAACCGGCCGAATACCACGGCAAGTACGTGGATTTCGCTCCGTCATATCAGCGGCCGAAGCCGGTGCAGAAGCCCCATCCGCCGATCCTGATCGGCGGCGACTCCGATGCGACGGTGAGGCGGATCATCCGTCACGAAGCCGGCTGGATCTCGAATCCACTTCCGATCGAGCATCTTTCGCGCCGCATCGACCAGATCCGGGCGAGCGCGACGTACGAGGTGCCGCTGGTGCAGTTCGGCACGCCGGCGAAACCGGACTACTGGCATGCCGCGCAGGAGATCGGTTTCGGGCAACTGAACCTGCTGCTGCCGACCAAGCCGCTGGACGTATCACTGCGCCTGCTCGACGACTACGCCGAGCAGGTGCAGCGATACGGCGGCTGAACGGAATCGGTCAGGTCAGCGCTCGGCGGATTCGTACCGCTGCGCGACGGCGACGAGTTCGTCGCGGATGGTGGAGTTCGGCATCTTCGCGATCCGTGCGTACAGGCGTCGCCGATCGCGAGAGATCTGACGGGCGGCACGGTACTGCGCGAACATTTTGCGTAACTCCTGTGTGTTGGATTGAGGTCCGGCGCGAATCGGGGATCGCCCATCGGCCGGACGCTGTCCATGCTCCGTGTTACAACGACGTTAATCAAGCCGCTGACGTGTGA carries:
- a CDS encoding LLM class F420-dependent oxidoreductase, whose translation is MKFGISTFVNEDTIDPVSLARAIEERGFTALAVAEHTHIPASRESPYPLGGELPKIYYRTLDPFVTLAAAAAVTSTIELITGIALLIQRDPIVTAKEAASIDVISGGRFTFGVGAGWNIEELRQHGTDPKTRGALLDERIEAIKALWTEEPAEYHGKYVDFAPSYQRPKPVQKPHPPILIGGDSDATVRRIIRHEAGWISNPLPIEHLSRRIDQIRASATYEVPLVQFGTPAKPDYWHAAQEIGFGQLNLLLPTKPLDVSLRLLDDYAEQVQRYGG
- a CDS encoding amidase, translating into MDVDEYRAQDATGLAKLVADGEVTAAELLALARERAAEVNPKINAIVRDVPVPDGEPRTGPFAGVPFLIKDLSQDYAGLPTSGGSRSLRYLPVAEHGAIVARWLDAGLVIFGKTNTPEFGAKGITEPEVWGPARNPWDLTRSPGGSSGGSAAAVAAGIVPCAGANDGGGSIRIPAACCGLVGLKPSRGLTPTGPAYGESMHGAAVQGVVSRTVRDTAGMLDVISGGEPYGPFTPALPEMPFAASVATAPRTLRIGVRVPSAITPQPHREAYAAVEATTRLLTDLGHEVVELSEAPYDDAALARDFLLTWFVTLAWEVAEAKRLTGAGDEMFERDTLIMAALGRATSSVDYLDAVARRHDHTRRLTTFFESHDLLLTPTLATPPPKIGEFDLPVALQRAADVLLKTRTAALLRFTKIVDDMVDENLGWVPYTQLANITGRPAISLPLHWTADGVPLGVQFVAPLAGETLLLQLGAQLEQAAPWAHRTPQV